In Helianthus annuus cultivar XRQ/B chromosome 9, HanXRQr2.0-SUNRISE, whole genome shotgun sequence, the following are encoded in one genomic region:
- the LOC110876453 gene encoding protein FAR1-RELATED SEQUENCE 2-like, whose product MSKLNLGPVKAFNVMKTCFGGFEDVGASKVEFKNYKRYAMVFVTLSGIDNHHCNVIFGAALLALETVDTYIWLLRVFLKAVGSQPKVVITNQDPAMKKAISIVFVDTRPRLCMRHVMHKLSVKVGVRLCNFTNFKERICGIVWTDILTPEEFESEWEVVIGEFNLADNDWLSDIFQLSLDPCIL is encoded by the exons ATGTCTAAGTTGAATTTGGGTCCAGTTAAGGCATTTAATGTTATGAAGACTTGTTTTGGCGGTTTTGAAGACGTGGGTGCAAGTAAAGTTGAATTTAAGAACTACAAGAG ATACGCTATGGTGTTTGTAACGTTAAGTGGTATAGACAATCACCACTGCAATGTTATATTTGGTGCTGCATTATTGGCGTTAGAAACTGTTGATACGTATATTTGGTTGTTAAGAGTTTTTCTAAAAGCTGTTGGTTCTCAACCGAAAGTTGTTATCACTAACCAAGATCCAGCAATGAAGAAGGCTATTTCCATTGTATTTGTTGACACGAGGCCTCGGTTATGCATGCGGCATGTGATGCATAAACTTTCTGTGAAG GTTGGTGTTAGGCTATGCAATTTCACCAATTTCAAAGAACGTATTTGTGGTATTGTGTGGACGGATATTCTTACACCCGAAGAATTTGAATCAGAATGGGAAGTGGTTATCGGAGAGTTCAATTTAGCAGATAATGATTGGCTCTCTGATATTTTTCAACTCAGCTTGGATCCCTGCATACTATAG